A window of the Pedobacter frigiditerrae genome harbors these coding sequences:
- a CDS encoding MarC family protein, with product MEHLQFNFSEILSTSMVLFAIIDILGSIPIIIELRRKAGHIQSEKAAIVATGLMIIFLFAGKTLLNVIGVDVSSFAIAGSFVIFAIAMEMVLGLTIFKHDADSSAATSIVPLAFPLIAGAGTMTTLLSLKTEYATQNIIVGIILNMLFVYFVLKNTNRLEKLLGKTGLNILRKAFGIILLAIAIKLFRSNTGL from the coding sequence ATGGAACATTTGCAATTTAATTTCAGTGAAATATTATCGACGTCAATGGTTCTTTTTGCCATTATTGATATACTTGGTTCTATTCCCATCATTATTGAACTGAGAAGAAAAGCCGGCCATATACAATCTGAAAAAGCTGCAATTGTAGCAACAGGATTGATGATTATCTTTTTATTTGCAGGAAAAACCTTGCTAAATGTAATAGGAGTTGATGTTTCTTCTTTTGCAATTGCAGGTTCTTTTGTAATTTTTGCCATTGCGATGGAAATGGTTTTAGGCTTAACCATATTTAAACACGATGCAGATAGCTCAGCAGCTACTTCTATTGTTCCATTAGCTTTTCCTTTAATTGCTGGCGCAGGTACAATGACAACATTGCTATCGCTAAAGACAGAATATGCCACCCAAAATATAATTGTGGGCATCATTTTAAATATGCTTTTTGTTTATTTTGTATTAAAGAATACAAATAGGCTGGAGAAATTATTAGGAAAAACAGGCTTAAACATCTTAAGAAAAGCGTTTGGCATCATTCTATTGGCTATTGCAATTAAATTGTTCAGGTCTAATACTGGATTGTAA
- a CDS encoding amino acid permease, with product MSLFIKKPMHLLLEEAGDSGKGLKRTLSAGALVALGIGAIIGAGLFVRTAAAAAQNAGPSVTIGFIIAAIGCALAGLCYAELSSSIPISGSAYTYTYATMGELMAWVIGWDLVLEYAVGAATVGIAWSEYLNKLLVEVLHVSPIPYEWCHSPFQTHAEGTVSGIINLPALFIVVVLSLLLIKGTSESAFVNGIIVITKVAIVVLIIILGWGFINAQNHVPYIPEPTKYIDHAGVSHSYGGIMGILGAAGTVFFAFIGFDAVSTAAQETKNPKTAMPIGILGSLAVCTVLYILFAHVLTGIAPVDFFRDPTKGGEASVVAAILNFMPGYDWLAKLVTVAILAGFSSVILVMLLGQSRVFYSMSKDGLLPKMFSELHPKYQTPYKANLFILVLVGLFAAFIPGDIVGDMTSIGTLFAFMLVCIAVIILRKTDPDLPRQFKTPWVPVVPILGVLICGAMIFGLGWTNWLRLFGWLALGFIIYFGYSKRNSYLNNPNRPR from the coding sequence ATGAGTTTATTTATTAAAAAGCCTATGCACCTGCTACTTGAAGAGGCAGGTGATTCAGGTAAAGGTTTAAAACGGACATTAAGCGCTGGCGCTTTGGTTGCTTTAGGTATTGGAGCTATCATTGGTGCAGGTTTATTTGTACGTACTGCAGCAGCAGCAGCCCAAAATGCTGGTCCATCTGTAACTATTGGTTTTATCATTGCCGCTATCGGTTGTGCTTTAGCTGGTTTATGTTACGCAGAATTATCTTCTTCTATTCCAATTTCTGGCAGTGCATATACTTATACTTATGCTACCATGGGCGAATTGATGGCTTGGGTTATTGGATGGGATTTGGTGTTAGAATATGCTGTAGGTGCAGCAACTGTGGGTATCGCTTGGAGCGAATATTTAAACAAACTCTTAGTCGAAGTATTACATGTATCTCCCATACCTTACGAATGGTGTCACTCGCCTTTCCAAACACATGCAGAAGGTACCGTTAGCGGAATCATAAATCTGCCTGCTTTATTTATCGTTGTGGTATTGAGTTTATTATTAATTAAAGGAACTTCAGAATCTGCATTTGTAAATGGTATCATTGTAATTACTAAAGTTGCAATCGTTGTACTTATCATCATATTAGGATGGGGTTTTATAAATGCACAAAACCACGTTCCATATATTCCTGAACCTACTAAATATATTGACCACGCTGGTGTTAGCCATAGTTATGGGGGTATTATGGGTATTCTCGGGGCCGCCGGAACAGTATTCTTTGCATTTATTGGTTTTGATGCTGTTAGTACGGCTGCTCAAGAAACTAAAAACCCAAAAACCGCTATGCCAATTGGAATTTTAGGTTCACTAGCTGTTTGTACAGTTCTTTATATTTTATTTGCTCACGTTTTAACCGGAATAGCACCAGTAGATTTTTTCAGAGATCCTACTAAAGGTGGAGAAGCTTCTGTAGTTGCAGCGATATTAAATTTTATGCCAGGATATGATTGGTTAGCCAAATTAGTTACCGTAGCCATTTTAGCTGGTTTCTCTTCTGTAATTTTGGTAATGCTTTTAGGTCAAAGTCGGGTGTTTTACTCGATGAGTAAAGATGGTTTATTACCTAAAATGTTCAGCGAATTACACCCTAAATATCAAACACCATACAAAGCGAATTTATTTATCTTAGTTTTAGTTGGTTTATTTGCAGCATTTATACCTGGTGATATTGTTGGCGATATGACTAGTATAGGCACATTATTTGCCTTTATGTTAGTATGTATTGCTGTTATCATTTTAAGAAAAACTGATCCTGATTTACCTCGTCAATTTAAAACGCCTTGGGTGCCAGTTGTACCAATTTTAGGAGTTTTAATATGCGGAGCCATGATATTTGGTTTAGGCTGGACTAACTGGTTAAGGTTATTTGGTTGGTTAGCTTTAGGCTTTATCATTTACTTTGGATACAGCAAAAGAAATTCATACTTAAACAATCCTAATAGACCACGTTAA
- a CDS encoding sodium-translocating pyrophosphatase — MDFLQNNLIYSIPLLGIIGILVMAVKSAWVNKQDAGDANMQELAGYIADGAMAFLKAEWKVLSIFAVFTAALLAYSGTVTEINGVPMHSSWIISIAFLIGAFFSALAGYIGMKAATKANVRTTQAARTSLKQALKVSFTGGTVMGLGVAGLAVLGLGGLFIVFLSYFDVIGTDGVVSVINMKTAIEVLTGFSLGAESIALFARVGGGIYTKAADVGADLVGKVEAGIPEDDVRNPATIADNVGDNVGDVAGMGADLFGSYVATILATMVLGQEITVTDKFGGMSPILLPMVICGLGIIFSIIGTWFVTIKDEKSNVQNALNLGNWSSILITAISSFFIVKWMLPETLNLRGYEFSSMNVFYAIMVGLVVGTIMSIVTEYYTAMGKAPVNSIIQQSSTGHATNIIAGLSVGMKSTVIPILVLAGGIMSSYYFAGLYGVAIAAAGMMATTAMQLAIDAFGPIADNAGGIAEMSQLPPEVRERTDNLDAVGNTTAATGKGFAIASAALTSLALFAAFVGIAGISAIDIYKAPVLAGLFVGGMIPFVFSALCIQAVGKAAMDMVQEVRRQFREIPGIMEYKAKPEYEKCVAISTKASIREMMLPGAIALITPVIVGFVFGPEVLGGLLAGVTVAGVLMGIFQSNAGGAWDNAKKSFEKGVEINGEMYYKKSEPHKASVTGDTVGDPFKDTSGPSMNILIKLMSIVSLVIAPYIAISSSEPIHIPMSQVVKEVKIIKTVDSLGNEKIDTIKNDTDTTINR, encoded by the coding sequence ATGGATTTTCTACAAAACAATTTAATCTACTCGATTCCTCTACTGGGAATCATCGGCATCCTGGTCATGGCCGTGAAAAGTGCGTGGGTAAACAAACAAGATGCAGGTGATGCAAATATGCAAGAACTTGCTGGCTACATTGCAGATGGTGCAATGGCCTTTTTAAAGGCTGAATGGAAAGTATTGAGCATTTTCGCAGTTTTTACTGCTGCTCTTTTGGCTTACTCAGGTACTGTTACCGAAATTAATGGTGTTCCGATGCATTCAAGCTGGATCATTTCTATCGCTTTTTTAATTGGAGCTTTTTTCTCAGCACTTGCTGGATATATTGGAATGAAAGCAGCAACAAAAGCAAATGTTCGTACAACTCAAGCTGCTAGAACTAGTTTAAAACAAGCGCTTAAAGTAAGTTTTACTGGAGGTACGGTAATGGGCCTAGGCGTTGCAGGTTTAGCTGTTTTAGGATTAGGTGGTTTATTCATCGTTTTTCTTTCTTATTTTGATGTAATTGGTACAGATGGCGTAGTGAGTGTGATAAATATGAAAACTGCAATTGAGGTTCTAACAGGTTTCTCACTTGGAGCAGAATCAATTGCATTATTTGCTCGTGTTGGTGGTGGTATTTACACCAAAGCTGCAGATGTTGGTGCAGATTTAGTAGGTAAGGTTGAAGCAGGGATCCCTGAAGATGATGTGCGCAACCCTGCAACTATTGCGGATAATGTAGGTGATAACGTAGGTGATGTTGCAGGTATGGGCGCCGATTTATTTGGGTCTTATGTAGCAACGATATTAGCTACAATGGTTTTAGGACAAGAAATTACAGTTACTGATAAATTTGGTGGTATGTCCCCTATCCTTTTACCAATGGTAATTTGTGGACTGGGTATTATCTTCTCTATTATTGGAACTTGGTTTGTAACTATTAAAGATGAAAAATCTAATGTTCAAAATGCATTAAATCTAGGTAACTGGTCTTCAATATTAATTACTGCTATTTCTTCATTCTTTATTGTAAAATGGATGCTTCCAGAAACTTTAAACCTTCGTGGTTATGAGTTTTCGAGTATGAATGTATTTTATGCCATAATGGTTGGTTTAGTAGTTGGTACAATCATGAGCATTGTAACTGAGTATTATACCGCTATGGGTAAAGCTCCAGTTAATTCAATTATTCAACAATCTTCTACTGGTCACGCGACTAATATTATTGCAGGTTTATCCGTTGGTATGAAATCTACGGTTATTCCGATTCTAGTTTTAGCTGGCGGAATTATGTCATCTTATTACTTTGCTGGATTATACGGAGTTGCTATCGCTGCAGCTGGAATGATGGCTACTACAGCAATGCAATTGGCAATTGATGCTTTTGGTCCAATTGCAGATAACGCAGGCGGTATTGCAGAGATGAGCCAATTACCTCCTGAAGTTCGTGAACGTACAGATAATTTGGATGCGGTTGGTAATACAACTGCAGCTACAGGAAAAGGATTTGCTATTGCATCTGCAGCATTAACCTCATTGGCATTATTTGCAGCTTTTGTTGGTATTGCAGGTATTTCAGCTATTGACATTTACAAGGCTCCAGTTTTAGCTGGGTTATTTGTTGGCGGGATGATTCCTTTTGTATTTTCTGCACTATGTATTCAAGCGGTAGGTAAAGCAGCAATGGATATGGTACAAGAAGTTCGCCGCCAGTTCCGTGAAATCCCTGGAATCATGGAATATAAAGCAAAACCAGAATACGAAAAATGTGTCGCTATTTCTACAAAAGCTTCTATTCGTGAAATGATGTTACCTGGCGCAATTGCATTGATTACACCAGTTATAGTTGGGTTTGTTTTCGGTCCAGAAGTTTTAGGCGGCTTGTTAGCAGGTGTTACAGTTGCTGGTGTATTGATGGGTATTTTCCAATCAAATGCAGGGGGAGCTTGGGATAATGCTAAAAAGTCATTCGAAAAAGGAGTGGAAATTAATGGCGAAATGTATTATAAAAAATCAGAGCCACACAAAGCTTCTGTAACTGGTGATACTGTTGGTGACCCATTTAAAGATACATCAGGACCTTCAATGAACATATTAATTAAATTAATGTCAATCGTTTCATTGGTTATCGCACCTTATATAGCGATAAGTTCTTCTGAACCTATCCACATCCCTATGTCTCAGGTTGTAAAAGAGGTTAAAATCATAAAAACTGTTGATTCTTTGGGCAATGAAAAGATAGATACGATTAAAAACGATACCGATACAACTATAAATCGTTAG
- a CDS encoding RsmB/NOP family class I SAM-dependent RNA methyltransferase, whose product MKVEHQVRAFEQVLNSYDGVLPLHRFLFNYFKQNKQMGSSDRRWASRYIYSYFRLGKALSKIDKLKRLAVADFLCHDTISLVIAHYLPDLEQSISLPLDDKIELIKKVYQSFKLDEVFTFEAELSAGIDKEEFLKSFFIQPDLFIRVKETHIQAIINQLKANNIVFKEVSPTTLALPNGTKLEQVISDARLYQIQDFSSQKTGAYFEPNKYDYWWDCCAASGGKSILLHSLEPNIELLVSDVRENSLNNLQERFQLAGIKKYHLKVIDLLQKNDQILHHYEFDGVLLDAPCSGAGTWGRTPEMLNFFEKYKIENYVKLQKAIGASVVKYLKTGKPLIYMTCSVFKAENEDVVKYLTDNFDLKLDKMELIKGYNDKADSMFVARLIKQEATSGDANV is encoded by the coding sequence ATGAAAGTAGAACATCAGGTTAGGGCTTTTGAGCAGGTTTTAAATAGTTACGATGGGGTTTTACCGCTTCATCGGTTTTTGTTTAATTACTTTAAACAAAATAAACAAATGGGTTCATCTGATAGGAGATGGGCATCAAGATACATTTACAGTTACTTTAGGTTAGGAAAAGCATTAAGCAAAATCGATAAACTAAAAAGATTGGCCGTTGCCGATTTTCTTTGTCACGATACAATAAGTTTGGTTATTGCTCATTATTTACCAGATTTAGAGCAATCTATTTCTCTTCCACTTGATGATAAAATAGAATTAATTAAAAAAGTTTATCAATCATTTAAGTTAGATGAGGTTTTTACTTTTGAAGCAGAACTTTCAGCAGGAATAGATAAGGAAGAGTTTTTAAAATCATTCTTTATTCAGCCTGATTTATTTATTCGTGTAAAGGAAACACATATTCAGGCTATCATTAATCAGCTAAAAGCTAATAACATTGTGTTCAAGGAAGTTTCTCCTACAACTTTGGCTTTGCCCAATGGCACAAAATTAGAGCAGGTTATTAGTGATGCTAGACTTTATCAAATACAAGATTTCTCCTCACAAAAAACCGGTGCTTACTTCGAACCAAATAAATATGATTATTGGTGGGATTGTTGTGCCGCATCTGGCGGAAAATCTATCTTATTACATAGCCTAGAACCGAATATTGAGTTATTGGTTAGCGATGTGCGTGAAAACAGCTTAAACAATTTGCAAGAGCGTTTTCAGTTAGCAGGCATTAAGAAGTATCATTTGAAAGTGATAGACCTGCTGCAGAAGAATGACCAAATATTACATCACTACGAATTTGATGGCGTTTTATTAGATGCCCCTTGCTCTGGAGCGGGCACTTGGGGAAGAACACCAGAAATGCTTAATTTCTTCGAAAAATATAAGATTGAGAATTATGTAAAGCTTCAAAAGGCAATTGGAGCGAGCGTTGTTAAATACCTCAAAACTGGTAAACCTTTAATTTATATGACTTGTTCTGTTTTTAAAGCAGAAAATGAAGACGTTGTAAAATACCTAACCGACAATTTCGATTTGAAATTGGATAAGATGGAATTGATAAAGGGATATAATGATAAGGCGGATAGTATGTTTGTAGCCAGGTTAATTAAGCAAGAAGCTACTAGTGGTGATGCCAATGTTTAA
- a CDS encoding ABC transporter substrate-binding protein codes for MGNTHKSSFRILMFLGLVMFGCSPKVITTPSKPVVTNPPANKVDKPVKKFTEANISLIIPFKLNELNLQTATKAQVEKSDMALDFYQGVMLGIDSAAANGLNFKLNVFDSRDENSQIASLLKKETLKNSNLIIGPVFPEGVKYISSYAIANDLAIVSPLAASKPSDFNNPKLISIVNNINLHGAKIAEYIAGHYKRENSIVVLINPKKSADEQFAAPIRDYFKQKHPAFTVQEFTSAYAFETRMIKGKQYAIVICSSDVEFVKPSMDKLYKLKNLKTGGYDINLFGHPNWSKQNYVVGQLQDLKTVISSSYVIDYKSSAVINFIKKYRAKYHFEPSEFSFKGFDIGFYFGKLLAKHGESYLDFLTKEKYKGLHNTFEFDFNPQYGYFNKQLMLLQYKDLTLSVIN; via the coding sequence ATGGGTAACACACATAAATCAAGCTTTAGAATTTTAATGTTTTTAGGCTTGGTTATGTTTGGATGTTCTCCAAAAGTAATAACTACGCCAAGTAAACCAGTTGTTACTAATCCGCCTGCTAACAAAGTTGATAAACCTGTAAAGAAATTTACAGAAGCGAATATCTCTTTAATAATTCCTTTTAAATTAAACGAACTTAATTTACAAACTGCTACAAAAGCTCAGGTAGAAAAATCTGATATGGCCTTAGATTTTTATCAGGGTGTAATGCTTGGAATAGATTCTGCTGCGGCAAATGGTTTGAATTTTAAGTTAAACGTTTTTGATTCGAGAGATGAAAATAGTCAAATCGCATCCCTGCTTAAGAAAGAGACTTTAAAAAATAGCAATTTGATTATTGGTCCTGTTTTTCCTGAAGGTGTTAAATACATATCTAGCTATGCTATTGCAAATGATTTGGCTATTGTTTCGCCTTTGGCAGCATCCAAACCTAGTGATTTTAATAATCCTAAACTCATATCAATTGTAAACAATATCAATTTACATGGTGCTAAAATAGCGGAATATATTGCTGGGCATTATAAAAGAGAAAATTCAATTGTGGTATTGATAAATCCTAAAAAGTCTGCAGATGAGCAATTTGCAGCACCAATAAGAGATTACTTTAAACAAAAACATCCTGCTTTTACCGTTCAGGAATTTACATCGGCCTATGCCTTCGAAACCAGAATGATTAAAGGAAAACAGTATGCTATAGTTATTTGCTCATCTGATGTTGAGTTTGTAAAACCAAGTATGGATAAACTTTACAAGCTTAAAAATCTTAAAACAGGAGGTTATGATATCAATCTTTTTGGACACCCGAACTGGAGTAAACAGAACTATGTAGTTGGTCAGCTGCAAGATTTAAAAACTGTTATCAGTTCGTCTTATGTAATTGATTATAAAAGTAGTGCTGTTATTAATTTCATTAAAAAATACAGGGCTAAATATCATTTTGAACCCTCAGAGTTTTCTTTCAAAGGCTTTGATATTGGATTTTATTTTGGAAAATTATTGGCTAAACATGGCGAAAGCTATCTTGATTTTTTAACTAAAGAAAAATATAAAGGCCTCCATAACACTTTTGAGTTTGATTTTAATCCTCAATATGGTTACTTTAACAAACAATTAATGTTGTTGCAGTATAAGGACTTGACATTAAGTGTAATTAACTAA
- a CDS encoding TIGR01212 family radical SAM protein (This family includes YhcC from E. coli K-12, an uncharacterized radical SAM protein.) — protein MRTALDLGIKGYKGYGVHLREKYNGQRVFKVIVDGGFTCPNRDGSKGYGGCTYCNVDSFTPEPSRKLPTIKEQLEEGMRRAKTSYKADKYIVYFQPNTNTYAPTHYLKMMYDEALSINTEDVVGFSVGTRPDCIDAEKVALLESYTDRFDVDLEMGMESMYDETLNQINRGCSHGEFVEAVKLLENSKLDLCVHTIFGFPWETREMMYGYIHEINRFPQIKFVKFHHLHIVEGSIMGAKYKKNPFKLFTLEEYTDLLCELIPLLRPDIVIQRLFGISDWDLLIAPNWGLNKSAIQTYIDKEIERRGVQQGSMYEAVVNNPAI, from the coding sequence ATGAGAACTGCATTAGATTTAGGTATAAAAGGGTATAAGGGTTATGGCGTTCATTTGCGTGAAAAATATAACGGTCAGCGTGTATTTAAAGTAATTGTAGATGGAGGTTTTACTTGCCCTAACCGCGATGGTAGCAAAGGCTATGGCGGTTGTACCTATTGTAATGTGGATTCCTTTACACCAGAACCTTCAAGAAAATTGCCAACCATTAAGGAGCAATTGGAAGAAGGGATGAGAAGAGCCAAAACTTCTTATAAGGCAGATAAATACATCGTTTATTTTCAGCCAAATACCAATACCTATGCGCCAACACATTATCTAAAGATGATGTACGATGAAGCCTTATCTATCAATACTGAAGATGTGGTTGGTTTTTCTGTGGGCACAAGACCAGATTGCATTGACGCTGAGAAAGTAGCTTTGTTAGAAAGCTATACAGATCGTTTTGATGTAGATTTAGAGATGGGAATGGAGTCTATGTATGATGAAACGCTTAATCAAATTAATAGAGGTTGTAGTCATGGAGAATTTGTTGAAGCCGTTAAGCTGTTAGAAAACTCTAAACTAGACTTATGTGTGCATACCATTTTTGGCTTCCCATGGGAAACTAGAGAAATGATGTATGGGTATATTCACGAGATTAATCGTTTTCCGCAAATTAAATTCGTGAAGTTTCATCATTTACACATTGTGGAAGGTTCTATCATGGGAGCTAAATACAAGAAAAATCCTTTCAAGCTTTTTACCTTAGAAGAATATACCGATTTACTTTGTGAATTAATTCCTTTATTGAGACCAGATATCGTGATACAGCGCTTGTTTGGTATTTCTGACTGGGATCTGTTAATTGCGCCTAATTGGGGTTTGAACAAATCTGCTATACAAACCTATATAGATAAAGAAATAGAGAGAAGAGGCGTTCAACAAGGTTCGATGTATGAAGCTGTGGTCAACAATCCAGCAATCTAG
- a CDS encoding porin, producing MKILKGYLLIASLLLISNTVVAQRNINDILDSTTVNNLLIISKKYGSVSFSGYMQPQFQYAQSKGTAAEFQGGNFGDNADNRFRLRRGRLRADYSLLNDDGTPSTYFVFQFDGTEQGVNVRDFWGRYYEHHFQLFSFTAGLAGRPFGNELQLSSSSREAPERGRMSQTLMKTERDLGVMISFNPRKKTAKLKNIQFDLGIYNGQGLSGPQEFDNSKDFVLRLSHKNYAFKKLPINISGGVSALLGGLNHQLPVKYQMQKLNNVWIMAKDSSATNINKIAPRKYYGADIQFSTKKKSWKTELRAEFIKGLQTGSSTNSSTPTIVPIDKNNIKLPYYTRSFNGAYLTFVQTLNSTDNQLILKYDYYDPNTKVKGNAINAINKLSAADVRFDTFGFGLLHHFNPHLKAVIYYDVIRNEKTKLSNFEKDIKDNVLTIRTQFYF from the coding sequence ATGAAGATTTTAAAAGGTTATTTACTAATTGCTTCCCTACTTTTAATTAGTAATACTGTAGTTGCACAAAGAAACATTAACGACATACTTGATTCTACAACGGTAAATAACCTTCTAATCATTTCAAAAAAATACGGCTCTGTATCATTTAGTGGATATATGCAACCGCAATTTCAATATGCACAATCTAAAGGAACTGCAGCAGAGTTTCAAGGGGGTAATTTTGGTGATAATGCAGATAATAGGTTCAGGTTAAGACGAGGGAGATTAAGGGCAGATTATAGCTTATTAAATGACGATGGCACACCATCAACCTATTTTGTTTTTCAATTTGACGGAACAGAACAAGGCGTAAATGTGAGGGATTTTTGGGGCAGGTATTATGAACATCATTTCCAATTGTTCTCCTTTACCGCTGGTTTAGCCGGTAGGCCATTTGGCAATGAGCTACAGCTATCATCTTCATCTAGAGAAGCGCCAGAACGTGGCAGAATGTCTCAAACATTGATGAAAACAGAAAGGGATTTAGGTGTCATGATTAGTTTTAATCCTCGTAAAAAAACAGCGAAACTTAAAAATATACAATTTGATTTAGGTATTTATAATGGTCAGGGCTTGTCTGGCCCTCAGGAATTTGATAACAGTAAAGATTTTGTTTTGAGGTTAAGTCATAAAAATTATGCCTTTAAAAAATTGCCTATAAATATATCTGGTGGAGTTAGTGCGCTATTAGGAGGATTAAATCATCAATTACCTGTAAAATACCAAATGCAAAAGCTTAATAATGTTTGGATAATGGCAAAGGACTCATCTGCCACAAACATTAATAAAATTGCTCCTAGAAAATATTATGGAGCAGACATTCAATTTTCAACTAAAAAGAAAAGTTGGAAAACAGAGCTAAGGGCCGAATTCATAAAAGGACTGCAAACAGGAAGCTCTACAAATAGCAGTACACCTACCATTGTTCCAATAGACAAAAACAACATTAAATTACCTTATTATACAAGAAGCTTCAATGGGGCTTATTTAACTTTTGTACAAACTTTAAATAGCACAGATAATCAATTAATACTTAAATATGATTATTATGACCCGAATACAAAAGTGAAAGGAAATGCCATTAACGCTATAAATAAGCTCTCTGCTGCAGATGTTCGTTTTGACACATTTGGCTTTGGACTTCTTCATCATTTTAACCCTCATTTAAAGGCTGTCATTTATTACGACGTCATTAGAAATGAAAAAACTAAGCTGTCAAATTTTGAAAAAGACATAAAAGACAATGTGCTTACTATTAGAACTCAATTCTATTTCTAA
- a CDS encoding APC family permease, whose product MENQKEEGSFKRELGLFDGTMLVVGSMIGSGIFIVSADITRQVGSAGWLILIWVLTAIITMIAAVSYGELSAMFPKAGGQYVYLKEAYNKLIAFLYGWSFFAVIQTGTIAAVGVAFAKFAAYLYPPLSNENILYEAGSFQLNAAQLVSIVTIVLLTYINTRGVKDSKMLQTFLTIIKILSLFGLIIFGLTLAAKADVWNANWTNAWDSKMFDASTSSWVTIGGTALMSGIVASMVGSLFSSDAWNGVTFIAGEIKNPQRNVGLSLFLGTLIVSVIYILANVMYVAVMPLNEIANAPSDRVAVAAAQYIFGNTGTIIIAVMIMISTFACNNGLIMAGARVYYTMSKDGLFFKKASNLNKFDVPEWALWAQGIWASLLCLTGQYGALLDFVIIIVLIFYILTIYGIFILRKKMPNAERPYKAFGYPVLPFIYIIVATAVSIGLLITKTSTCGWGVLIMLIGIPVYYITKPKEGQD is encoded by the coding sequence ATGGAAAACCAAAAAGAAGAAGGGTCTTTTAAGAGAGAGCTTGGCCTATTTGATGGCACAATGCTAGTTGTAGGCTCGATGATAGGGTCGGGTATATTTATAGTAAGTGCAGATATAACCAGGCAAGTTGGTTCAGCTGGTTGGCTAATTCTAATCTGGGTGCTTACAGCTATAATTACAATGATTGCTGCAGTTAGTTATGGGGAGTTAAGTGCCATGTTTCCAAAAGCCGGTGGCCAGTATGTTTATTTAAAAGAAGCCTACAATAAGTTAATTGCATTTTTATATGGTTGGAGCTTTTTTGCGGTAATTCAAACAGGTACAATTGCTGCAGTAGGAGTAGCCTTTGCAAAATTTGCTGCCTATTTGTATCCGCCATTAAGTAATGAAAACATTTTGTATGAGGCGGGTTCTTTCCAATTAAATGCAGCGCAGTTGGTTTCTATTGTTACTATTGTTTTATTGACATATATAAACACAAGAGGTGTTAAGGATAGTAAAATGCTCCAAACATTCTTAACCATCATTAAAATCCTATCTCTATTCGGCTTAATTATTTTCGGATTAACGTTAGCAGCAAAAGCTGATGTTTGGAATGCTAACTGGACTAATGCTTGGGATTCTAAAATGTTCGATGCAAGTACTTCTTCATGGGTAACTATTGGTGGTACGGCTTTAATGTCTGGTATTGTAGCCTCAATGGTTGGCTCGTTATTTAGTAGCGATGCGTGGAACGGTGTTACTTTTATAGCAGGTGAGATCAAAAACCCTCAACGTAATGTTGGTTTAAGTTTATTCTTAGGTACACTAATCGTAAGTGTAATTTACATTTTAGCTAACGTGATGTATGTTGCAGTTATGCCGCTCAATGAAATTGCAAATGCTCCATCAGATAGGGTAGCTGTGGCTGCGGCACAATATATTTTCGGTAATACTGGAACTATCATCATTGCAGTGATGATCATGATATCAACTTTTGCATGTAATAATGGATTAATTATGGCTGGCGCAAGGGTTTATTATACCATGTCTAAAGATGGTTTATTCTTTAAAAAAGCAAGCAACTTAAATAAGTTCGATGTGCCTGAATGGGCATTATGGGCACAAGGTATTTGGGCTTCATTGTTATGTTTAACTGGCCAGTACGGTGCACTACTTGATTTTGTAATCATCATTGTATTGATATTCTACATATTAACTATATACGGGATCTTTATCTTAAGAAAAAAAATGCCAAATGCCGAACGTCCGTACAAAGCATTTGGTTATCCAGTTTTACCTTTTATATATATTATAGTAGCAACTGCGGTTTCAATAGGACTTTTAATTACTAAAACCAGTACTTGTGGTTGGGGTGTTTTAATCATGTTGATTGGTATTCCGGTATATTATATAACTAAACCTAAAGAAGGTCAGGATTAG